Proteins co-encoded in one Bacillus infantis NRRL B-14911 genomic window:
- a CDS encoding DUF6241 domain-containing protein, with protein MSKKKKSFFHNKLRLAGLGLIILALAGYAAYNYTSLGKGERAAEERSASSKGEKDLKKLFPGNMEESAVQQAIHDMSHQKVKAENKWGALQITPDRISRLIYVVEANEMNYQHSDLYLDILKRWSEGDFSSAARDHNSIWKLQGGTVGEAKGLLSEKEEQKYIEKNFK; from the coding sequence TTGTCTAAAAAAAAGAAATCATTTTTTCATAATAAGCTGCGGCTTGCAGGGCTGGGCCTGATCATCCTGGCACTGGCCGGATATGCTGCCTATAATTATACTTCACTAGGAAAGGGAGAACGGGCTGCGGAAGAAAGGTCAGCTTCGTCCAAAGGGGAAAAGGACTTGAAAAAGCTGTTCCCGGGCAATATGGAAGAATCAGCTGTACAGCAGGCCATCCATGATATGAGCCATCAAAAGGTGAAAGCGGAAAATAAATGGGGCGCACTGCAGATCACTCCTGACAGGATCAGCAGGCTGATCTATGTGGTGGAAGCCAATGAAATGAACTACCAGCATTCAGATTTATACCTGGATATCCTTAAAAGATGGAGTGAGGGCGACTTTTCGTCTGCAGCCAGGGACCATAACAGCATCTGGAAGCTCCAGGGCGGTACTGTCGGGGAAGCCAAAGGACTCCTGAGCGAAAAAGAGGAACAGAAGTATATCGAGAAAAACTTTAAATAA
- the clpP gene encoding ATP-dependent Clp endopeptidase proteolytic subunit ClpP: protein MNLIPTVIEQTNRGERAYDIYSRLLKDRIIMLGSAIDDNVSNSIVAQLLFLEAENPEKDITLYINSPGGSITAGMAIYDTMQYIRPKVSTVCIGMAASMGAFLLAAGEKGKRFALPNSEVMIHQPLGGAQGQATEIEIAAKRILFLREKLNQILSERTGQPLEVIAKDTDRDNFMTAERALEYGLIDQIISRNVLEEKKDK from the coding sequence ATGAATTTAATCCCTACAGTTATTGAACAGACAAACAGGGGCGAGCGCGCATACGATATTTATTCACGCCTTCTGAAAGACCGCATCATCATGCTTGGTAGTGCGATCGATGATAATGTGTCAAACTCCATTGTAGCTCAGCTGCTATTCCTGGAAGCAGAAAACCCTGAAAAGGATATCACTTTGTACATCAACAGCCCTGGCGGCAGCATCACTGCCGGTATGGCGATTTATGATACGATGCAGTACATCCGTCCGAAGGTTTCCACAGTCTGCATCGGGATGGCCGCTTCCATGGGTGCATTCCTTCTGGCAGCAGGCGAGAAAGGCAAGCGTTTTGCCCTTCCAAACAGTGAAGTCATGATCCATCAGCCGCTGGGCGGAGCTCAGGGCCAGGCAACAGAAATCGAAATTGCCGCAAAGCGCATTCTTTTCCTTCGCGAAAAGCTCAACCAAATTCTTTCAGAACGCACAGGCCAGCCGCTTGAAGTGATCGCTAAGGATACTGACCGCGACAACTTCATGACAGCTGAGAGAGCATTGGAATACGGCCTGATCGACCAGATCATCAGCCGCAATGTCCTGGAAGAAAAGAAAGACAAGTAA
- a CDS encoding HPr family phosphocarrier protein yields MVEKQVEVKLRTGLQARPAALFVQEANRFSSDIFLEKDGKKVNAKSIMGLMSLAVSTGSVVNLVADGSDEEEALEELSQYIQQES; encoded by the coding sequence ATGGTTGAAAAACAAGTGGAAGTAAAGCTGCGGACCGGCCTGCAGGCCCGACCTGCCGCCCTGTTTGTCCAGGAAGCAAACCGCTTTTCTTCAGATATCTTTTTGGAGAAGGACGGAAAGAAGGTCAATGCGAAGAGCATCATGGGCCTTATGAGCCTTGCAGTCAGCACCGGCTCTGTTGTAAACCTGGTGGCTGATGGAAGTGATGAAGAGGAAGCACTCGAAGAGCTTTCGCAATATATCCAGCAGGAAAGCTGA
- the whiA gene encoding DNA-binding protein WhiA gives MSFASETKKELTNLEVKDCCGKAELSALIRMNGSLSFSSRKLIVDIQTENAAIARRIYTLTKKNYTVQVELLVRKKMRLKKNNVYIVRLAQQAQEILADLKILKEGFDFTHDISEELVKKKCCKRSYLRGAFLAGGSVNNPETSSYHLEIFSLYKEHNDSLCELMNTFGLNSKTLERKKGYITYLKEAEKITEFLNIIGAHGALLRFEDIRIVRDMRNSVNRLVNCETANLNKTIGAALRQVENIRYIKDTVGLDILPEKLREIAELRVAYQDVTLKELGEMVSGSHISKSGINHRLRKIDEIAEKLRLGESITGN, from the coding sequence ATGTCTTTCGCTTCGGAAACGAAAAAGGAACTAACCAACCTTGAAGTTAAAGACTGCTGCGGCAAGGCTGAATTATCAGCGCTTATTCGGATGAACGGATCACTCTCTTTTTCCAGCCGGAAACTAATTGTGGATATCCAGACAGAGAATGCCGCCATAGCGAGAAGAATTTATACACTGACGAAAAAGAATTACACCGTTCAAGTGGAGCTGCTTGTACGAAAAAAGATGCGCCTGAAAAAGAATAATGTCTATATTGTAAGACTGGCGCAGCAGGCGCAGGAAATACTCGCCGACCTGAAGATCCTGAAAGAGGGATTTGATTTTACCCATGATATTTCAGAGGAGCTTGTGAAAAAGAAATGCTGCAAGCGCTCCTATCTGCGCGGCGCCTTCCTTGCCGGCGGCTCGGTGAACAACCCTGAAACATCATCTTATCACTTGGAAATTTTTTCACTATACAAAGAGCATAATGATTCTTTGTGTGAATTAATGAATACATTTGGATTGAACAGCAAGACACTTGAAAGAAAAAAAGGCTATATCACGTATTTGAAGGAAGCCGAGAAGATCACCGAATTCCTGAACATCATCGGTGCCCACGGAGCGCTGCTGCGCTTTGAGGATATCCGGATTGTCAGGGATATGAGGAACTCTGTGAACAGGCTTGTAAACTGCGAGACCGCCAATCTTAATAAAACAATCGGCGCGGCTCTCAGGCAGGTCGAGAATATCCGTTATATCAAGGATACTGTCGGCCTTGATATACTCCCGGAAAAGCTCAGGGAAATTGCAGAGCTTCGGGTAGCCTATCAGGATGTAACCCTGAAGGAGCTTGGGGAGATGGTGTCAGGCAGCCATATCAGCAAATCAGGCATTAATCACCGACTTAGAAAAATAGATGAAATAGCAGAAAAACTGCGTTTAGGTGAATCCATAACAGGCAATTAG
- a CDS encoding gluconeogenesis factor YvcK family protein, protein MTGTEQPRIVIIGGGTGLPVLLRGLKKHPADITAIVTVADDGGSSGRLRNELQIPPPGDIRNVLAALSDVEPLIEEMFQHRFSTANELSGHSLGNLILAAMTSITGNFTHAIQEMSKVLNVRGKVLPAADQSVVLHAEMEDGTIVSGESKIPYSGKKIKKVFLSPEDVNALPETIQAIRQADLIIIGPGSLYTSILPNLLVPNLGREVCNAKAKKVYICNLMTQAGETLDFTASDHVKAIYDHMNCSFINTILVNKEDIPEKVQERYSEELAKPVHYDVANLQGLGLEVVHGEIVSLDGGVIRHDTQEVADILFSLLINETSKRYKA, encoded by the coding sequence ATGACAGGTACAGAACAGCCTAGAATCGTCATCATAGGGGGAGGCACAGGGCTCCCGGTCCTCCTGCGCGGTTTGAAGAAGCATCCTGCAGATATCACAGCCATCGTGACGGTGGCTGATGATGGCGGGAGCTCGGGCCGCCTCCGGAATGAACTGCAGATTCCTCCCCCTGGGGATATTCGAAATGTTTTAGCTGCACTGTCTGATGTGGAGCCGCTCATCGAGGAAATGTTCCAGCACAGGTTCAGCACCGCGAATGAGCTTTCCGGCCATTCACTCGGCAACCTGATCCTTGCTGCCATGACCTCGATCACAGGCAATTTCACTCATGCCATCCAGGAAATGAGCAAGGTTCTCAATGTTAGGGGAAAGGTTCTCCCGGCTGCAGACCAGAGTGTCGTCCTCCATGCTGAGATGGAGGATGGGACAATTGTTTCAGGAGAATCCAAGATTCCATACTCAGGGAAAAAAATTAAAAAAGTCTTCCTGAGCCCTGAGGATGTCAATGCCCTGCCGGAGACCATCCAGGCCATCAGGCAGGCGGATCTGATCATCATCGGGCCTGGCAGCCTTTATACAAGCATACTTCCAAACCTCCTTGTTCCGAACCTGGGAAGAGAGGTCTGCAATGCGAAGGCCAAAAAGGTCTATATCTGCAATCTGATGACGCAGGCAGGGGAGACGCTTGATTTTACGGCGAGCGATCATGTAAAGGCCATATATGACCATATGAACTGTTCTTTTATCAATACGATCCTTGTCAATAAGGAAGATATTCCGGAAAAAGTACAGGAGCGGTACAGCGAGGAGCTGGCCAAGCCTGTCCATTATGATGTGGCCAACCTGCAGGGGCTGGGCCTCGAGGTTGTTCACGGCGAAATCGTCAGCCTGGACGGCGGCGTTATCCGCCATGATACACAGGAAGTAGCAGATATTTTATTTTCTTTACTAATAAATGAAACCAGCAAGCGATATAAAGCGTAA
- the rapZ gene encoding RNase adapter RapZ, which produces MSSGAATDTQMVIITGMSGAGKTVAIQSFEDLGFFCVDNLPPTLLPKFLELMKESGNKMNKVALVMDLRGREFFDHLFKALDDLAETSWVAPQILYLDADDSTLVRRYKETRRSHPLAPSGLPLEGIKLERELLEELKGRAQLIYKTSNMKPRELREKILDQFSVNRKTTFTVNVMSFGFKHGLPIDADLVFDVRFLPNPHYIESMRPKTGLDEDVSTYVLKWNETNKFLEKVTDLLSFMLPHYKREGKAQLVIAIGCTGGQHRSVALAEYIARFYEADYHTHITHRDIERRKDKTT; this is translated from the coding sequence ATGAGCAGCGGTGCGGCGACTGATACACAAATGGTCATAATAACTGGGATGTCGGGAGCAGGGAAAACAGTGGCGATCCAGAGTTTTGAGGATCTTGGCTTTTTCTGTGTGGATAACCTGCCTCCGACTCTGCTTCCGAAATTTCTTGAACTGATGAAGGAATCAGGGAATAAGATGAATAAGGTTGCACTGGTCATGGACCTTCGCGGCAGGGAGTTCTTTGATCATCTATTCAAGGCGCTGGACGATTTGGCCGAAACTTCATGGGTGGCTCCGCAGATTTTGTATCTGGATGCGGATGACTCTACATTGGTCAGGCGCTACAAGGAAACGCGGCGTTCCCATCCCCTTGCTCCGTCAGGTTTGCCTCTTGAAGGCATCAAGCTTGAAAGGGAGCTTCTGGAGGAGCTGAAGGGGAGGGCCCAGCTGATATATAAAACATCAAACATGAAGCCGCGGGAGCTGAGGGAAAAAATCCTTGATCAGTTTTCAGTCAACCGGAAGACGACGTTTACCGTCAATGTAATGTCATTTGGCTTTAAGCATGGCCTGCCGATAGACGCAGATCTTGTGTTTGATGTACGATTTCTGCCGAATCCCCATTACATCGAGAGCATGAGGCCGAAAACCGGCTTGGATGAAGATGTGTCGACATATGTACTGAAATGGAATGAAACCAATAAATTTCTCGAAAAGGTTACAGATCTGCTGAGCTTCATGCTCCCTCACTATAAGCGCGAGGGCAAGGCCCAGCTGGTGATCGCGATTGGCTGCACAGGCGGCCAGCACCGTTCTGTAGCCCTAGCTGAGTATATTGCCCGCTTTTATGAAGCGGATTACCATACACATATCACTCATCGCGATATCGAGAGGAGAAAGGATAAAACAACATGA
- a CDS encoding 8-oxo-dGTP diphosphatase has product MQRVTNCVLLKENQVLLLQKPRRGWWVAPGGKMEPGESVRDSCIREFREETGIYLRNPGLKGIFTFIMKDGDKVLSEWMMFTFLARESDGINLDESEEGKLSWHDFDDIKNLPMAAGDYHILEYMIHGNGIIYGTFTYTPNFELLSYRLDPS; this is encoded by the coding sequence TTGCAGCGGGTCACGAATTGTGTGCTGTTGAAGGAAAATCAAGTATTGCTTTTACAAAAACCGAGACGTGGCTGGTGGGTAGCGCCCGGAGGAAAGATGGAGCCGGGTGAATCAGTCCGGGATTCCTGCATCAGGGAATTCCGCGAGGAGACAGGCATATACTTAAGAAACCCGGGCTTGAAGGGGATCTTTACCTTCATTATGAAAGACGGGGATAAGGTGCTTTCTGAATGGATGATGTTTACTTTCCTTGCACGGGAGTCTGATGGCATCAATCTGGATGAGTCGGAGGAAGGGAAGCTGTCCTGGCATGATTTTGATGATATCAAGAATCTGCCGATGGCTGCCGGCGATTATCACATTCTTGAATATATGATTCATGGAAATGGAATTATTTACGGGACGTTTACCTATACGCCGAATTTCGAGCTTCTAAGCTACCGGCTGGACCCGAGTTAA
- the trxB gene encoding thioredoxin-disulfide reductase: MTEEKIYDVIIAGAGPAGMTAAVYTSRANLSTLMIERGVPGGQMANTEEVENYPGFDHILGPDLSTKMFDHAKKFGAEYAYGDIKEIIDGEEYKTVVAGSKQYKARAVIITTGAEYKKIGVPGEKELGGRGVSYCAVCDGAFFKGKELVVVGGGDSAVEEGVYLTRFAEKVTIVHRRDELRAQAILQQRAFDNEKVDFIWNSTVKEINESEGKVGSVTLVSTENGEEREFKADGVFIYIGMVPLSKPFQSLGITNENGYIETNERMETKVPGIFAAGDIREKMLRQIVTATGDGSIAAQSAQHFVEELMESLKAKA, from the coding sequence ATGACAGAAGAAAAAATTTATGATGTCATCATCGCTGGCGCAGGACCGGCCGGAATGACAGCTGCTGTGTATACATCCCGTGCCAACCTGTCTACATTGATGATTGAACGCGGCGTGCCGGGAGGGCAAATGGCCAACACAGAAGAAGTCGAAAACTATCCTGGTTTCGATCATATCCTGGGCCCTGACCTGTCTACTAAAATGTTCGACCACGCCAAGAAATTCGGCGCCGAATATGCATATGGCGATATCAAAGAAATCATCGACGGTGAAGAATACAAAACCGTGGTTGCAGGATCAAAACAATATAAAGCCCGTGCTGTAATCATTACAACGGGTGCTGAATATAAAAAAATCGGTGTTCCGGGTGAAAAAGAACTCGGCGGCCGCGGTGTATCATATTGTGCTGTCTGTGATGGCGCGTTCTTCAAAGGCAAAGAGCTTGTTGTTGTCGGCGGAGGAGATTCTGCTGTCGAGGAGGGCGTCTACCTGACCCGTTTCGCGGAAAAAGTAACCATCGTCCACCGCCGCGACGAGCTGCGCGCACAGGCAATCCTTCAGCAGCGCGCGTTTGACAACGAGAAGGTTGATTTCATCTGGAACTCTACAGTTAAAGAAATCAACGAGAGCGAAGGCAAGGTAGGAAGCGTCACGCTTGTTTCTACTGAAAATGGGGAAGAGCGCGAATTCAAGGCAGATGGCGTATTCATCTACATTGGCATGGTGCCATTGTCCAAACCTTTCCAAAGCCTTGGCATCACCAATGAGAACGGCTATATCGAAACGAACGAACGCATGGAAACGAAGGTTCCCGGCATTTTCGCTGCCGGAGATATCCGTGAGAAAATGCTTCGCCAGATCGTGACAGCAACAGGCGATGGCAGTATTGCCGCACAAAGTGCCCAGCACTTTGTGGAAGAATTGATGGAATCTTTAAAGGCGAAAGCTTAA
- a CDS encoding tetratricopeptide repeat protein — MSKDSKARQPMGKLLTFIPTGEYYFSKGIKSFHRRDFHKASKYLQRAMQLEPGEPMIACQLAIVYTELNEYQKSNKLLHLVLEELDEEMAECHYFLANNYAHLGFFKDAYQHANTYLELEPDGEFIEDTEDLLELLTLEAEDLDEELYEQDDLITKQEQARELLESGHFPKAVEILSTVIEDYPEYWSAYNNLALAHFYLGEVNKANDILDEVLVRNQGNLHALCNKLVFAYYQHDLEEVKALIETLKKIQPLLIDHQFKLGATFALVGEYEPAYKWLRKLHKSGYEGDGAFYYWLSYSSYFTGKEDQARNFWKRVLEYSPEKAGLEPWNEDKPETAGFEDHLDSIYKKMNSEYAEERLFALFLASKSGSKDEILASKDVKQNPKFNSVDREYASLIEKGAPEKNSVNIAHETAELLYKHHKPIGTVEAGLYLAWFTVFNEAEGQGLLARNAKAWAGAVEYVWRKQRSEKVSQQSVAAQYGLSASTLQKYIKSVSSFLK; from the coding sequence GAGTATTATTTTTCAAAAGGGATCAAATCCTTTCACCGCCGGGATTTTCATAAAGCAAGCAAATATCTGCAGCGTGCGATGCAGCTGGAGCCGGGCGAGCCGATGATTGCCTGCCAGCTGGCGATCGTGTATACAGAATTGAATGAATACCAGAAGTCGAATAAGCTGCTGCATCTTGTCCTGGAGGAGCTTGACGAGGAAATGGCTGAATGCCATTACTTCCTTGCCAATAATTATGCCCACCTGGGATTCTTCAAGGATGCTTACCAGCATGCCAATACGTATTTGGAGCTCGAGCCTGATGGAGAGTTCATTGAGGATACGGAAGATCTTTTGGAACTTTTGACACTGGAAGCAGAAGATCTGGATGAAGAGCTGTATGAGCAGGACGACCTGATCACCAAGCAGGAGCAGGCAAGAGAGCTTCTTGAATCAGGGCATTTCCCGAAAGCAGTGGAAATTTTGAGCACGGTGATTGAGGATTATCCGGAATATTGGTCAGCCTACAATAACCTGGCGCTTGCCCATTTTTACCTGGGAGAAGTGAACAAGGCGAACGATATCCTTGACGAGGTGCTTGTACGCAACCAGGGCAATCTTCATGCGCTCTGCAATAAGCTTGTGTTTGCCTACTATCAGCATGATCTTGAAGAGGTAAAGGCTTTAATTGAAACGCTGAAAAAAATTCAGCCGCTTTTGATCGATCACCAGTTCAAGCTGGGGGCCACCTTCGCGCTTGTCGGTGAATATGAGCCTGCCTACAAGTGGCTGCGCAAGCTTCACAAGTCAGGCTACGAGGGGGATGGCGCCTTTTATTACTGGCTTTCTTATTCTTCCTACTTTACGGGGAAAGAGGACCAGGCCAGGAACTTCTGGAAACGGGTGCTGGAATACAGCCCTGAGAAGGCGGGCCTTGAACCATGGAATGAAGATAAGCCGGAAACAGCGGGTTTCGAGGACCATCTGGATTCCATCTATAAAAAAATGAACAGTGAATATGCGGAGGAACGCTTATTTGCTCTTTTCCTTGCTTCAAAATCAGGCAGCAAAGATGAGATCCTTGCAAGCAAGGATGTTAAGCAGAATCCGAAATTCAACAGCGTTGACAGGGAATATGCATCATTGATTGAAAAGGGCGCACCAGAAAAAAACAGTGTGAATATTGCCCATGAAACGGCAGAGCTCTTATACAAACACCACAAGCCGATCGGAACGGTTGAAGCCGGATTGTACCTGGCATGGTTTACTGTCTTCAATGAAGCCGAAGGCCAGGGGCTCCTTGCCAGGAATGCAAAAGCATGGGCCGGTGCCGTGGAATATGTCTGGAGAAAGCAGCGCAGTGAAAAAGTCTCGCAGCAAAGCGTCGCAGCACAGTACGGGCTTTCTGCTTCCACGCTGCAAAAGTATATAAAATCAGTCAGCAGCTTTCTGAAATGA